One genomic region from Evansella sp. LMS18 encodes:
- the menC gene encoding o-succinylbenzoate synthase — translation MRIDRVDLQRVKMPLKSPFETSFGRETHKEFLLVSVYSGDEVGHGECVAMEKPAYNEETIDTALSVLKNNLIPTVFKQEDLHPESVTDLFKWVRRNYMAKAALENAIWDLYCRKENISLAAALGGVKKEVEVGVSLGIEPTVEALLERVEDSIKAGYKKIKVKIKPGKDVDRIRAVRERFGYEVPLMADANSAYTLDQIDILKELDQYKLMMIEQPLAHDDIIDHAKLQRELETPVCLDESIHSVEDARKAIELGSCKIINIKIGRVGGLTESKRIHDFCEANNVPVWCGGMLESGVGRAYNLAIASLSNFVIPGDTSPSDRYWEQDIVMKEIVMSRPGMVEVPQGPGIGYDIDEKALNKYLLHKESIHNVLVEKKVDFLVTD, via the coding sequence ATGAGAATTGACCGGGTTGATTTACAGAGGGTGAAAATGCCGTTGAAGTCTCCGTTTGAGACGAGTTTTGGCAGGGAGACGCATAAGGAGTTTCTGCTTGTGAGTGTGTACAGCGGCGATGAGGTGGGCCACGGGGAGTGTGTGGCGATGGAGAAGCCGGCTTACAATGAGGAGACGATTGATACGGCGTTGTCTGTGCTGAAAAATAATTTGATTCCGACGGTATTTAAGCAGGAGGATCTCCACCCTGAGTCTGTCACTGATCTGTTTAAGTGGGTGAGGCGGAATTACATGGCAAAGGCGGCCCTTGAAAATGCCATCTGGGACTTGTATTGCAGGAAGGAAAATATCAGCCTGGCAGCTGCACTGGGAGGTGTGAAAAAAGAGGTTGAGGTTGGTGTCAGCTTAGGGATCGAGCCTACTGTCGAGGCGCTGCTTGAAAGGGTGGAGGACAGTATAAAGGCGGGCTATAAAAAAATTAAGGTGAAAATTAAGCCTGGAAAAGATGTGGACCGGATCAGGGCGGTCCGGGAGCGGTTTGGCTATGAGGTGCCGTTGATGGCGGACGCGAATTCCGCCTACACGCTGGATCAGATTGATATATTGAAAGAGCTTGATCAATATAAGCTGATGATGATTGAACAGCCGCTTGCTCATGATGACATTATTGACCATGCGAAGCTGCAGAGGGAACTGGAGACGCCGGTCTGCCTTGATGAAAGTATCCATAGTGTGGAGGATGCCCGGAAGGCTATCGAACTGGGAAGCTGCAAGATTATTAATATTAAAATTGGCCGGGTAGGGGGTCTCACGGAAAGTAAGAGGATTCACGATTTTTGCGAGGCGAATAATGTGCCGGTATGGTGCGGCGGCATGCTTGAGTCAGGGGTGGGCCGGGCTTACAACCTGGCGATTGCGTCACTTAGCAATTTCGTCATCCCGGGAGATACCTCTCCGTCGGACAGATACTGGGAGCAGGATATTGTAATGAAGGAGATTGTCATGTCCAGGCCGGGAATGGTGGAAGTGCCTCAGGGACCGGGCATTGGATATGACATTGACGAGAAGGCGCTGAACAAATATTTGCTTCATAAAGAGTCGATTCATAATGTGCTCGTTGAGAAAAAGGTGGATTTTTTGGTGACTGACTAG
- a CDS encoding ring-cleaving dioxygenase produces MNQLKGLHHVTAITSSAEKNYDFFTYTLGMRLVKKTVNQDDIQTYHLFFADDKGNAGTDMTFFDFPGIPQGKHGTNEIYKTGFRVPSDEALDYWVKRFDRLGVKHKGIKDLFGKKTLSFADFDDQQYQLVSDENNEGVEVGIPWQDGPIPLEYAITGLGPLHIRIADFSYFKEMLEKVLKFREIDKVGSLHLFEVGEGGNGAQVIVEENVVLPPGQQGFGTVHHAAFRIEDKQELDQWDTHLKSFGFQTSGYVDRFFFKSLYARVAPQILFEFATDGPGFMGDEPYETLGEKLSLPPFLEGRRDQIEKLVRPIDTVRSEKKFEKEYE; encoded by the coding sequence ATGAATCAGCTTAAAGGGTTGCACCATGTAACAGCAATTACGAGCAGTGCGGAGAAAAATTATGACTTTTTTACTTATACGCTGGGTATGCGCCTTGTGAAGAAAACAGTGAATCAGGATGATATTCAGACATATCACCTCTTTTTTGCCGATGATAAAGGAAATGCGGGTACAGACATGACTTTCTTCGATTTTCCCGGCATCCCACAGGGAAAGCATGGGACGAATGAAATTTATAAGACCGGATTCCGTGTTCCGAGTGACGAAGCGCTGGATTACTGGGTGAAGCGTTTTGACCGTCTCGGCGTAAAGCATAAAGGGATTAAAGACCTGTTTGGAAAAAAGACATTGTCATTCGCTGACTTTGACGATCAGCAATACCAGCTTGTTTCCGATGAAAATAATGAAGGTGTCGAGGTGGGGATTCCGTGGCAGGACGGTCCAATTCCCCTTGAGTATGCGATTACAGGGCTGGGACCGCTTCATATAAGAATTGCGGATTTCAGCTACTTCAAGGAAATGCTTGAGAAGGTGCTCAAATTCAGGGAGATTGATAAGGTTGGCTCCCTTCACTTATTTGAGGTGGGTGAGGGAGGAAACGGTGCCCAGGTCATCGTTGAGGAAAATGTTGTTCTGCCTCCGGGGCAGCAAGGCTTTGGCACTGTCCACCATGCCGCATTCCGAATCGAAGATAAGCAGGAACTCGACCAGTGGGATACCCACCTGAAGAGCTTTGGCTTCCAGACGTCCGGGTATGTTGACAGGTTCTTCTTCAAATCGTTATACGCCCGGGTCGCACCGCAAATTCTGTTCGAATTTGCCACGGACGGCCCTGGGTTTATGGGAGATGAACCATACGAGACTCTCGGTGAAAAATTATCGCTCCCTCCGTTCCTCGAAGGGCGTCGTGATCAGATTGAGAAACTTGTACGGCCTATCGATACAGTAAGAAGCGAGAAAAAATTCGAAAAAGAATACGAGTAA
- a CDS encoding class D sortase — translation MTNRLLFLVMIAGLVVAGWSFWQWYGGSAGAVQNKERAQAVSENWDSSQIDAGYTEAGTDVGRADSDGVEVRDARGEAENQNDENFSEEENGVHIEVEGKSAEKVEKIKGTEEAAAEDSTVSGKKTEQENGEVSYQPGDRFGELIIPKLGMVYEVYWGTDDDTLNKGVGYHDSKFTTPPDGMGHTVLSGHRDTVFSELGDLEEGDRLYTEVEGKVYEYQIRNIWITDAEDRTVIVEKDSPTLTLTTCYPFNFFGVAPDRYIIQAELTDVREG, via the coding sequence ATGACAAACCGTCTTCTTTTTCTCGTGATGATAGCCGGGTTAGTTGTTGCCGGCTGGAGTTTCTGGCAGTGGTACGGAGGCAGTGCCGGAGCGGTTCAGAATAAAGAGAGGGCTCAGGCAGTGAGTGAAAATTGGGACAGTTCGCAAATTGATGCGGGGTACACAGAGGCAGGCACTGACGTGGGAAGGGCCGACAGTGATGGTGTCGAAGTCCGGGACGCCAGAGGGGAAGCAGAGAATCAAAACGATGAGAATTTTTCTGAAGAAGAAAATGGGGTTCACATAGAAGTTGAAGGAAAATCCGCTGAAAAAGTAGAGAAGATAAAAGGGACAGAAGAGGCAGCTGCTGAGGATTCGACAGTTAGCGGAAAAAAAACAGAGCAGGAAAATGGAGAGGTTTCTTACCAGCCTGGAGACAGATTTGGAGAGCTGATCATACCAAAACTCGGGATGGTTTATGAGGTTTACTGGGGAACTGACGATGATACGCTGAACAAGGGAGTGGGGTACCACGACAGTAAATTCACCACCCCTCCTGACGGCATGGGCCACACCGTTTTATCAGGGCACAGGGATACGGTGTTCAGCGAGCTTGGTGACCTGGAAGAAGGGGACCGGCTTTATACGGAGGTTGAAGGGAAGGTGTATGAATACCAGATCCGCAATATATGGATCACTGATGCGGAGGACCGGACGGTTATCGTTGAAAAAGATTCGCCAACCTTAACGCTGACCACTTGCTATCCTTTTAATTTCTTCGGCGTCGCACCTGACAGATATATTATCCAGGCAGAGCTGACGGATGTCAGGGAGGGATAA
- a CDS encoding LPXTG cell wall anchor domain-containing protein: MIKKRSLTAFGALSLSMLLIGTNSTVANEDLTAEDVLNQSNEAMESLHSYSSTIDLHQLMDDGISGEMEMYSEIQQDVILDPFKLRQVMTSTLPDGSTETITSYFTEDGYFMEDPEGGWMQLTDDMNDMNGTAYDPNDQIYQMEAYADDLVLSEEGGYYVITYEGDGDELSTLMNDLTEEGMSDEDTALMEEMMAEFDIHDFSYVLYIDTDTYFLDSMVLELDMEIHAEGEASVSIWQDLDMSFYNFNSVEDFEIPQEALEESDDVHEVIDEAIEEAEEGDELPATATNNPIMAFGGLLLAMAAGGVLLMRRRIQRA; encoded by the coding sequence TTGATTAAAAAGAGAAGTTTGACCGCTTTTGGCGCTTTGTCATTGTCTATGTTACTGATCGGAACAAACAGCACCGTTGCAAATGAAGATTTAACTGCTGAAGATGTACTCAATCAATCCAATGAGGCGATGGAAAGCCTGCATAGTTATTCCAGCACGATTGATTTGCACCAGCTTATGGATGACGGTATCTCAGGAGAAATGGAGATGTATTCGGAAATTCAGCAGGATGTCATTCTTGATCCGTTCAAACTTCGCCAGGTTATGACTTCAACTCTGCCGGACGGCTCAACAGAGACTATTACCTCTTACTTTACAGAGGATGGTTATTTTATGGAAGATCCTGAGGGCGGCTGGATGCAGCTTACTGACGATATGAACGATATGAATGGAACAGCCTATGATCCGAATGATCAAATCTATCAAATGGAAGCTTATGCTGATGACCTGGTTCTTTCTGAAGAGGGCGGCTACTACGTGATTACATACGAAGGAGACGGCGATGAGCTCTCCACTCTGATGAACGACCTTACAGAAGAAGGAATGAGTGACGAAGATACAGCGTTAATGGAAGAAATGATGGCTGAATTCGATATCCATGATTTCTCCTATGTCCTTTATATTGACACGGATACTTACTTTCTCGACAGCATGGTCCTTGAGCTTGATATGGAAATCCATGCTGAAGGAGAAGCATCCGTAAGCATCTGGCAGGACCTTGACATGTCATTTTACAACTTCAACAGTGTGGAAGACTTTGAGATTCCACAGGAAGCACTCGAGGAATCAGATGATGTACATGAAGTGATTGACGAAGCAATAGAAGAGGCGGAAGAAGGGGATGAACTCCCGGCCACAGCCACAAACAATCCAATCATGGCTTTTGGCGGTCTGCTGCTTGCAATGGCGGCAGGCGGGGTGCTTCTCATGCGCCGGAGAATTCAGAGAGCTTAA
- a CDS encoding transporter substrate-binding domain-containing protein gives MKKALSLLMVPAALTVLAACGGANDNNEEQAENTNAGNEANEEAVNNNNDGAADGEDSAWAEIEEEGTLIVGTSGTYAPVTFHNEDNELTGFDVELARAIADYHGLEVQFETMEFDGILPALRNGQIHMAVNDFAVTEERLETFDFTDPYKFSYGSVIVRSEDADQFQSAEDLEGVDAALGSLTSNYARFAEYIGANSTAYDGGVEPILRDILGGNQDAYLNDRLVLARTLEEFGDENLTVAEDVKYHSTESAIPVLKGNEELVEQLNEAIEALREDGTIAELSEEFYGEDASEPVDSSEVYEFDF, from the coding sequence ATGAAGAAGGCTTTATCATTACTGATGGTTCCTGCAGCCCTCACTGTTCTTGCTGCTTGCGGCGGGGCGAACGACAACAATGAGGAACAGGCTGAAAACACGAATGCCGGCAATGAAGCTAACGAGGAAGCTGTAAACAACAATAACGACGGCGCTGCAGATGGGGAAGATTCTGCCTGGGCGGAAATTGAAGAAGAAGGAACACTCATTGTAGGTACTTCAGGCACATACGCACCGGTTACCTTCCATAATGAAGATAACGAACTAACTGGTTTTGACGTAGAGCTTGCCCGTGCGATTGCAGATTATCATGGGCTTGAAGTGCAGTTTGAAACAATGGAATTTGACGGTATTTTACCAGCATTGCGTAACGGCCAGATTCACATGGCAGTCAATGACTTTGCTGTAACAGAAGAACGTCTTGAAACATTCGATTTCACTGATCCATACAAATTTTCCTATGGTTCTGTCATTGTCCGTTCGGAAGACGCAGACCAGTTCCAGTCCGCGGAAGACCTGGAAGGCGTTGACGCAGCACTTGGCTCGTTAACAAGTAACTATGCGCGATTCGCTGAATATATCGGCGCGAACAGCACAGCTTATGATGGAGGCGTGGAACCAATCCTCCGCGATATCCTGGGAGGAAACCAGGACGCTTATTTAAACGACCGCCTTGTTCTGGCCCGTACACTGGAAGAATTCGGTGATGAAAACCTCACTGTTGCCGAGGACGTAAAGTACCATTCAACAGAAAGTGCCATCCCAGTTTTAAAAGGAAATGAGGAACTGGTTGAGCAGCTTAATGAAGCGATCGAAGCGCTGAGAGAAGACGGAACTATTGCAGAGCTTTCCGAAGAATTTTACGGCGAAGACGCATCTGAACCTGTTGATTCATCAGAAGTATATGAGTTTGATTTTTAA
- a CDS encoding amino acid ABC transporter permease → MIEWFSNIQWEHLYNPQLAWDSLPFLLEGLRITMIISLFSMFFALILGIFIGIARMSKFWFLRIPARIYISFMRGTPLLVFIFILYYGLPVIGVQFNSAVVAGIVGISLNFAAYNAEVVRSAIMSVPRGQWEAASSLQMGYVQTMRRIIIPQATRIALPPTFNIFMDVVKGTSLASVITVQELLYSSRVVAGRTYDSMTMYITAALIYWVVCIVIGHFQERLEKRYNRYLSQR, encoded by the coding sequence ATGATTGAATGGTTCAGCAATATTCAGTGGGAACATTTATATAACCCCCAGCTGGCGTGGGACTCCCTCCCGTTCTTATTAGAGGGACTGAGAATTACGATGATCATCTCCCTCTTCAGCATGTTCTTCGCACTCATTTTAGGAATTTTCATCGGGATTGCCCGGATGTCAAAATTCTGGTTTTTACGCATACCAGCAAGAATTTATATTTCCTTCATGCGCGGCACCCCGCTTCTCGTTTTTATATTTATACTTTATTACGGGCTCCCTGTAATAGGCGTCCAGTTTAACAGTGCGGTTGTAGCCGGCATTGTAGGGATCAGCTTGAACTTCGCAGCCTACAACGCGGAAGTTGTCCGTTCGGCAATTATGTCGGTCCCCCGGGGCCAGTGGGAGGCAGCCTCCTCCCTTCAAATGGGCTATGTACAGACAATGCGGCGCATCATCATTCCCCAGGCGACACGGATTGCCCTGCCGCCTACCTTCAACATTTTCATGGACGTAGTAAAAGGGACGTCTCTCGCCTCTGTGATTACAGTGCAGGAACTGCTGTACTCGTCCCGCGTTGTTGCCGGGAGAACGTATGACAGTATGACAATGTACATTACCGCCGCCCTCATTTACTGGGTAGTTTGTATTGTTATCGGCCATTTTCAGGAGCGATTGGAAAAAAGATATAACCGCTACTTAAGCCAGCGATGA